The Bacteroidales bacterium genome has a segment encoding these proteins:
- the fabD gene encoding ACP S-malonyltransferase yields the protein MMKTYVFPGQGSQKKGMGGTLFDDFAELTKQADDILGYSIKELCLNDPEQKLGQTQYTQPALYVVNALSYQKKIKDDGKKPDFVAGHSLGEYNALQAAGVFSFEDGLKLVKKRGELMSQAKNGGMAAIINSSEKQIQEILKEANLTTIDIANHNSPNQIVISGLKEEVNNSQAFFQKANTMFIPLNTSGAFHSRYMKEAEAEFGKHVKKTKFSKPEIPVIANVTGKPYEPEKVAQNLIDQISNCVRWSDSITYILDQGEMEIEELGVGDVLTKLIRTIKKDYVPNVKPTKDQPKQEIESNKEQSLDNVLDNPKVEASAKNKELESKKEKPASKQKGQQDPQSMVENWNKTYPIGTKVTSELYDTELETRTEAVVLFGHRAAVYMKGYNGYFDLREVKPVK from the coding sequence ATTATGAAAACATACGTATTTCCAGGCCAAGGATCACAAAAAAAAGGAATGGGAGGGACTCTATTTGATGATTTTGCAGAGTTGACTAAACAGGCAGATGATATTTTGGGATATTCAATTAAAGAACTTTGCCTAAACGATCCCGAACAAAAATTAGGTCAAACCCAGTATACTCAGCCAGCACTGTATGTAGTGAATGCTTTGTCCTATCAAAAAAAAATTAAGGATGATGGAAAAAAACCCGATTTTGTAGCAGGTCATAGTTTAGGTGAGTATAATGCATTACAGGCAGCTGGAGTATTTAGCTTTGAGGATGGTCTTAAACTGGTTAAAAAGAGAGGTGAACTAATGAGCCAAGCTAAGAATGGTGGGATGGCAGCAATTATAAACTCTTCTGAAAAGCAAATTCAGGAAATTTTGAAAGAAGCTAATCTTACAACTATTGATATTGCTAATCATAATTCTCCCAATCAAATCGTAATTTCCGGTTTAAAAGAAGAAGTAAATAATTCGCAGGCGTTTTTTCAAAAAGCAAATACTATGTTCATTCCATTGAATACTAGCGGGGCGTTTCACTCACGTTATATGAAAGAGGCTGAAGCTGAGTTTGGAAAACACGTAAAGAAAACAAAATTTTCTAAACCAGAAATACCAGTAATTGCAAATGTTACAGGTAAACCATATGAGCCAGAAAAGGTTGCTCAAAACCTAATAGATCAGATATCCAACTGTGTAAGGTGGTCGGATAGTATTACATATATATTGGATCAGGGTGAGATGGAAATTGAGGAACTTGGAGTGGGAGATGTTCTTACTAAGTTAATTAGAACGATTAAGAAAGATTACGTTCCAAACGTAAAACCTACCAAGGATCAACCCAAGCAGGAAATCGAATCTAATAAGGAGCAAAGCCTTGATAATGTATTGGATAATCCCAAAGTTGAGGCATCGGCAAAGAACAAGGAGTTGGAATCCAAGAAAGAAAAGCCTGCATCAAAGCAAAAAGGACAGCAAGATCCGCAAAGTATGGTTGAGAACTGGAACAAAACCTATCCAATAGGAACTAAGGTAACCTCAGAACTCTACGATACGGAGTTAGAAACCCGTACCGAGGCGGTAGTGCTATTTGGTCATAGGGCAGCAGTCTATATGAAAGGTTACAATGGGTACTTCGATCTTAGGGAGGTGAAACCAGTAAAGTAG